The genomic region ACATCAAACGCCCGACTGTTGCGCCCGCCGAGCGTCCCCAGCATGGTGGTCTTCTTCTGGCGGTAAAGGAAGGCGCGGGTCGTCGCGAGGCTGTCCACCGGGTTAGCGCTCGTGCTGCTCCACCCGGCCAAATCTCCAAGACCGTTCGTCGCGCGCGCGACGCTATTGCGATATCCCGGCGCCGGCTTCAGAACGAGCATCTTCCCATCGCGCCAGCGCGCGGCCCGCACCTGCGTCCCCACGGCAACATAAAGCGACACGCCGCCATCGTCCCCAACGTCGAGCGCGACATCGTCGGCCACGTTCGCGATCGGCCCAAGATCGGTCACCGAATAGCTGGGCGGCTGGACGGGAACGAGCGCCTCGCCAGGAAGCGAAGCCGGCGGCAATGCGCAGAGAGCGGCGGCGATCAGCGCCGCGCCGAAGTATTGCGTCGGGTGCATAAATACTAGTATATCAGAAATCGCCGTATCGTACGAATTATTTTATGTCTGCCTGGCGGCGCCCAATTTTGGGGCGCCGCCAGGCGCGAATCCTCTATCCGCCACAGTACGAGACACGATTTCAGCGCGGCGGATCGCCGAAGTAGAAATTTACCGATCCGTGGCGCTCGCCGTCGCCAATCGCCTTTTGGCCCATGGGACCGGTGTCCTCGGCGCGGCTGAACTTGTTGCCCATCGCCGGGATCGCGTTCAGGAAGGAAATTCCGGCGGCGGGAAACGGCGCCTGGGCATGGACCGCTTTGTTGTTCGCGGGGACTCTGGGCGTCAGCATCTGCAAGAAGAGGTCGTCCTGGCCTAGCTCCATGGTGATCGGCCCCTCGGTCGTTTGCAGCTTCGCCCAGCGCACGCCGGCGTAGTAGCCTTTGAACTCGGGATATTGGAACCCGGAATCGCCGGTGATCGTGTCGTTATACTGGGCGCTCCAAACGCCCAGAACGCCGCCCGCCATTCGGTTCTTCCAGGCGCGATACGGACCGTTCCCCAGCCAGGTCATACTCTGAACGTTCGCCTCGGGATAATCGAAACTGACGCCGAAGTAGTCGTGCGGGCCGGACGCCATATAATCGTAATCCATCTGTACCCAGCCATTGGGTTTCACGCGCCACTGCACGGACTTCATATCGCCGGTATAGCTTGCGGTGACGACAAAGTCGCTTCCGTCGGAATGCCCTTCGATGCTCGCCAGAGCCGCATCGCCTACGGCGAGGCGCGGGCCGTTGAGCAGCGAGAACTTCTTCCCGTGACGATCCGCCGAGATCAGCTGCCCGTTTTGCTTGCTGATATTCACGGTCAGATCGCCGCTGCGGACGGTGATCTGGTCCGGCGTTTCCGACGACTGGACATGCGCCGCGCCCGGCGCTCCGGTTATTGCGCGGAAATCGTCGGCGTGCGGCAGCGGCCAGACCCAGGTCCAGAGTTCGCGCCCCTGCGGGTCATCGACGCGCAGGGAAAGCGCCTCGGCCTGACGCCAATTTTGCGGCAAGTCGAGCTTCAGCGTTCCGGACGTCCCCGGCGCAATGGATCGATCGAGATGGGCCGTCCCTTGAGACACCACCGAATCTCCGCTTTGTGAACTCGCTGGGCTCTGGAACTTGCGCAGGCTCCAGGCGTAGCGGCACTGGCGGGCGTCGAGAAAGTCATAGCGGTTTTCGAGGGTGAGAACGCCGTCGAAATCGGCGGGAATCTGCTTTTCTCGGATGACAATCGGCGACCAGATCTCCTTGACGGTATTGTAGCTGCCTTCTTTTTGCCGGTACGGTCCGAGTATGCCGTCGGGCGCGAGGTTGCCGCGCGTGTCCATCCGGCCGTCCAGATCCACGCGCTTCACCGTTTCGTCCAGGAACGCCCAGATAATGCCGCCGCCGCCCACCTTGCTCTGGCGGATCACGTCCCAGTAGTCGGCCAGCCCCGCGCCCGCGCCGCCGTCGTAGAGGCCGTGGAGGAACTCCGTGGGCAGGAAGACCCGGTCGCCGGCGGCGACCTTTTGGATACGCTCGTAATTGGGATAGTGGTCGTCGTTGATCGAGGCGATCGTCCCGCCGGGATGGATCACTGTACGCCCCTGTGGGTCCCAGAGAGCGAACTCCGTGTCCAGCGCCGTGTTCCAGCCGCCCTCGTTGGCGTTGTCCCAGAAGACGATGCTGGGGTGATTGACATCGCGCGTCACCATCTCCTCCACCAGCTTCTTGCCGATACCGGTGTCGTACTTATGCTGCCAGCCGCCAAGCTCGTCCAGCACGTAGAGTCCCAATTCGTCGCAGTCGTCCAGAAAGTGCTGATCGGGCGGATAGTGGGACATCCGCACGGCGTTCATGTTCATGTCCTTCATCAGACCGATATCCAGGCGGCTGATTTTGTCGCTGGTGCATCGTCCCGATTCCGGCCAAAAGCTGTGCCGGTCCGATCCTTTCAGCAGCACGCGCTTGCCGTTGACGTAAATTCCGTCGCCCGCGCGCAGTTCGATGGTTCGGAATCCGAAGCGGCGCTTGACGCGATGGACAATCGTTTGTCCACGCATCAAACGGACTTCAAGCTGGTAGAGATTGGGAGTCTCCGCCGTCCAAAGCTTAGGCGCATCCAACTGCGACCGCAGCTTGACCGTCTGCTGCGCGCTTGAAATGGGAAGAGAAAAGGCGCGGCCGACGGGACGACCTTTCAAGTCAAGGACCTGGGCTTGCACATGGTCCGCGGAGGCGACGGCGTCGCCGAACACATCGACCGCCAGCGCCCCGTCGGCGCGCGCATCGATCGCGACTCGTTTGATAAACTCCGTGGGGACCGATTCTAAATAGACCGGCCGATAGATTCCCCCGTAGTTCCAGTAATCGCCCCGCCGCTCTGCGCTATTGATCGACGCATCGCTCGACTCATCGTCCACCGTCACTTCCAGAAGGTTCTCTTCGCCGGGCTTGAGCAGCTTTGTGATCTCATAGCGAAACTGATAGTAGCCGCCCTGGTGCGCCGGGCCGGCCGAAACGCCATTGACCGTCACCTGGGTGTCCGTCATGGATCCTTCGAATACCAGAAAGGTCCGCTGACCGGTCCAATTTTCAGGCGTGCGAAAACGCCGCCGATAACGCCCTTCCACGGGGACGATCGGACCGGGTCCCATGTCCACCCCATAGCTCAGTTTCCCAAAGCCGTGAAACTCCCATTGCGACGGCACGGGGACCGTCGTCCACCGATTCCCTTTCGCGCCCGCCGTACAAAAAAAGTCCCACGGGACGGCGTCGTCTTTGTCATGCCCCGTGAGATATTGAGTTTGCGTATCTTGCGCGTACGCGCGGGGCGCGCAGGCAATAAGCGCGGCGAACGCGGCGCCGGCGGCGAAGAGATGGGAACGATGAAACATCATGGATGGGAGCGCCTTTGTGAAGTATTTTCTCGCGCCAGGCGCTTCAGACGCGCGAAGTCAAACCCCAATGGGTCGGACTTACGGCCCTGAGGCAGCGCGATCTGGGCGTGCGAGACGATGCGGCTGTCGGGAATGTCGCAAACCGTGCGCAGACGGCGAATAATACGGGCGACGGCTTTGTACTGCGCGTCTGGGTAGGGATCTTCTCCGTCATTCAAATTGACCATCTCGATCCCGACGCTGTATGCGTTCACTCCTGGGGCGCCGTCCAGCGAAGACGCGCCCGCGTGCCACGCCTGCATCTCGATCGGGACCATCTGCACGACGCTTCCGTTTTTCCCGACGACGAAGTGCGCGGACACGCCCGACTTCGGACTGCGGAAGATCGCGACCGCCGATTCCCGAGTCGATCCGGCGGTGGAGTGAACGACCACGCAATCGACATTCGCCCAGAACGGGCGCGGGCTGACATTCGGCGAGGGTACGAACGCGTCAACACGATCGAGCGTGCGCAGCCGTTCGCGCCGAAGCGTCTGGCGCGCGACAGCAACCGTCAGTAACAGCGCCGCGACAGCAGCCATCAACAGGAAAACGCGTTTGCGCATGAGCAATTATAACGCCGCGCAGCCAGAATGGGAAGGGGCAGGTTGTTAAGACACGGATTCTCAGGGCGGCATGTTAGACCTTTTTAAGAAACGGGAATAAACAAGCGAACATAATTCCATGGATTTAGAAGGGTACGCCATGTACGAGCAGTTTGGAGCTATTGTCGATCACAAAAAAAAGAATGTCACGTTCAAGCTGTTTCTTCCCGACGCCTCAAAGGACCCCAGACAGTACGAGGGAGGCGGTCTTCCCAATATTACCCGAATCTCCGTTCTTGGCGATTTTCAGACTCCAAAGTCAAAACGATGGGATGAGAACAACGCCATTGAACTCACACCCACAGACTATACCGATCCGCGCGACAACGTCGTCAAAGGCGTCGTGTACACTGCCCAGGTCGAGGATCTTCCCGAAGGCTTTTACGAATATAAGTATCGCGTCGAGTTCAAAAACGCCGAGCCGCGCATGGTCTCCGATCCCTGTGGACGCTGGGACGGCGCGTCCAACCAGAACTCCGGCTTTGTCATCGGCGGCGAGAGCGCGGAAGTTCTGCCGATCTCCAGCCGATCGCCTTACAAGGATTGGCGCGTTTATGAGCTGATGATCGATGACTTTACGGCGGGCTATCGCGACAAAAACGAGGCGCCGATACAGGCGATCGTCCGCAAGCTCGATTACCTCCAGGACCTGGGTATCAACGCGATCGAATTTATGCCCTGGACACCCTGGTCCTACTCCGGCGAGGCTGCGGACACGTTCAGCTGGGGCTACAACCCCGTGCAGCACTTTGGCGTCGCCCACCGCTATGTCAACAACCCGAAAGAAGAAACCAGCAAGCTGGTCTACTTGAAGCAGCTGATCAACGAATGCCACGCGCGCGGCATCCATGTGATCATGGACGCGGTGTTCAATCACGCCGACGCCGCGCCGCCGAACCTTGGCTTCCCCTATTACTGGCTTTATGAAGAACCCGCCGACTCACCGTATGTCGGCCAGTTTGCCCAGCACGACTATTTCCGGGATCTGGATTATGGAAATCGCTGCACGCTGGATTATGTCCGCGACGCATGCCTTTACTGGATCGACAACTTCCAGATCGACGGTATCCGCTTCGATAATACGCTGGGCTTCTATCAGGCGGACAACCGGGGCCACGGCCTGCCCAAGCTGCTCACGGAACTACGCGCCGGATTGTCCGAACGCGATCAAAAGAACTTCGCGTTGATTCTGGAGCATAGCTGGGATTACGATGCGATCGATGTGACGAACAAAGTCGGCGCGACGAGCTGCTGGTACGATCCGTTCCGCGCCCGCAGCCATGAATTCCTCGGCTGCCAATCCGTGGACACCCCCGTAATCGCCGCATCCATCATGCGTATGCTCGACACCTCGCTGGGTTTCGATCTGGGACGCACGCCGACGCCCTATCTGGAGAACCACGACCACGGCCGCATCATCTGCGCGGGGGGCGGGCGCGACAATTGGCGTCGAACACAGCCCTATATGATCGCCCTGTTCACCTGCGCGGGCGCGCCGATGATTTATAACGGGCAGGAATTTGGATCGGACCACGACGTGCCGGATGAGGGCGCGGACCGCATTATCCCGCGTCCGCTGGACTGGAGCTTCGTCGAACACGATACGGGAGCTTCCCTGCACAAGATCTATCGCACGCTGATGCGGATTCGCGAGGAGCATCCCGCCCTGCGTTCGCCCAACTTCGCGCCGTCCATCTGGGATGAGGGGCAAACCCAGTTCAACCGGCAGGGATTAGGCTTCGACCAGGAGCGGGCTCTCGTGGTGTATCGCCGCTGGAACGATGACGACGACGTTTCGGAGCAGTTCTTCGTCGCGCTGAACTTTTCCGACGCCGCGCAGGAAGTCGATTTCGAAGTTCCCCACTCCGGACCATGGCGTGATCTGCTCAGCGACAAGACCGTCACTCCGGTAGAGGGCCGTATCAAGACGGAGATCGGCGCAAGCTGGGGCGCGATCTTTTACCGTAAGAAGTAAAGCAACACGAGCGCATCTTCTCACAGCCAGGCGACGAACATCGCCTGGCTGTTTCGCCATGGGATCCGGAAGCCTTTACGGTTGCGAAGTTGGGACGAAGCGAGTACAATGTTGAGCGTTGCTCTCTCGCTGTCAAACCCATTTTTTAGAGGCCGAAATCACCCATGTCCACCGATCTTCAAGACCTGCCGGATTGGCGGGCGTTGTCCGAAAATTACGAGTGTCCGGAGTGGTTCCGAAACGCGAAGTTCGGGATCTGGGCGCACTGGGGTCCGCAGTGCGTGGGGGCGATGGGCGACCATTACGCTCCCAGCATCTACGGGGCGTATCCCGGCGACAAAACTTACGTCAAGGACGATACGATCTACTACGAACATATTCAGCGCTACGGGCACCCGTCGGAGCACGGCTTCAAGGATATCTGCCACAGCTGGAAGGCCGAAAAGTGGGATCCGGAGCATCTGATCGCTCTCTACAAACAGGCCGGCGCCAAATACTTCGTCTGCCTCGCCAATCACCACGACAACTTCGATAACTGGAACTCAAAGCACCAGCCCTGGAACTCGGTCAACGTCGGCCCCAAGCGCGACCTTGTCGGCGGCTGGGCCGCCGCCGCGCGCGCCGCGGGACTGCGCTTCGGCGCGACGCTCCACGGATGGCAGGCATGGAAGTATTACGGCAACGCCGCCGCCCATGACAAGACCGGCCCCTGGGCCGGCGTTCCCTACGACGGCGCGCTGACCAAAGCCGACGGCGCCGGGCAATGGTGGGACGGCCTCGATCCCAAAGACCTGTACGCCACGGACCAGGACCCTATAAGCGAGCCAGACGCCGCCTACACGGACAAGTGGAATCGGCGCATGCTCGATGTCATCGACCAATATCAGCCCGACTTGCTTTATATCGACAACTGGGACCGCTCGGTCTACGGCGGCGCGCAGGGCGACGACGTGATCGCCCATTTCTACGAGCAGGGGACAAAGGACGGCAAGATCGATGTCGTCTTCACGCGAAAGCATATGCCGGAATCGGAACGCCACCGGGCGCTCTGGAACGTCGAGCGTGGCCTGCTGGACGCCGTGCAGCCGCTGCCGTTCCAGACCGAGACCTGCATCGGCAACTGGCACTACCAGTACGGCGTCCGCTATAAGTCGAGCACGGACGCGATTCGCATGATGATCGATGTCGTGAGCAAGAACGGCAACTTCCTGCTCAATATCCCACTCAAAGGCGACGGCAGCCCGGACATCATCGAAATCGAGCTCCTGAAAGACATCGCCGAATGGATGGCGACCAATTCCGAAGCCATCTACGACACGCGCCCCTGGCGCGTCTTCGGCGAAACCGAAGCCGGCGCCGCCGCGACGGAAGCGCCCAGCTGGAACGAAAACGAAAAGCTCACCGGTCTTCAGAACCAGATCCGCTACACATCCAAAGGCGACGCCCTCTACGCCTTCGTCCTGGCGGCGGCGTCCGGCGAGATCACCCTGCCCAGCGTCCAGCCAGCCTCCCTCGAAGGCGCCT from Capsulimonas corticalis harbors:
- a CDS encoding alpha-amylase family glycosyl hydrolase, which translates into the protein MDLEGYAMYEQFGAIVDHKKKNVTFKLFLPDASKDPRQYEGGGLPNITRISVLGDFQTPKSKRWDENNAIELTPTDYTDPRDNVVKGVVYTAQVEDLPEGFYEYKYRVEFKNAEPRMVSDPCGRWDGASNQNSGFVIGGESAEVLPISSRSPYKDWRVYELMIDDFTAGYRDKNEAPIQAIVRKLDYLQDLGINAIEFMPWTPWSYSGEAADTFSWGYNPVQHFGVAHRYVNNPKEETSKLVYLKQLINECHARGIHVIMDAVFNHADAAPPNLGFPYYWLYEEPADSPYVGQFAQHDYFRDLDYGNRCTLDYVRDACLYWIDNFQIDGIRFDNTLGFYQADNRGHGLPKLLTELRAGLSERDQKNFALILEHSWDYDAIDVTNKVGATSCWYDPFRARSHEFLGCQSVDTPVIAASIMRMLDTSLGFDLGRTPTPYLENHDHGRIICAGGGRDNWRRTQPYMIALFTCAGAPMIYNGQEFGSDHDVPDEGADRIIPRPLDWSFVEHDTGASLHKIYRTLMRIREEHPALRSPNFAPSIWDEGQTQFNRQGLGFDQERALVVYRRWNDDDDVSEQFFVALNFSDAAQEVDFEVPHSGPWRDLLSDKTVTPVEGRIKTEIGASWGAIFYRKK
- a CDS encoding N-acetylmuramoyl-L-alanine amidase; translation: MRKRVFLLMAAVAALLLTVAVARQTLRRERLRTLDRVDAFVPSPNVSPRPFWANVDCVVVHSTAGSTRESAVAIFRSPKSGVSAHFVVGKNGSVVQMVPIEMQAWHAGASSLDGAPGVNAYSVGIEMVNLNDGEDPYPDAQYKAVARIIRRLRTVCDIPDSRIVSHAQIALPQGRKSDPLGFDFARLKRLARENTSQRRSHP
- a CDS encoding glycoside hydrolase family 2 TIM barrel-domain containing protein, which gives rise to MMFHRSHLFAAGAAFAALIACAPRAYAQDTQTQYLTGHDKDDAVPWDFFCTAGAKGNRWTTVPVPSQWEFHGFGKLSYGVDMGPGPIVPVEGRYRRRFRTPENWTGQRTFLVFEGSMTDTQVTVNGVSAGPAHQGGYYQFRYEITKLLKPGEENLLEVTVDDESSDASINSAERRGDYWNYGGIYRPVYLESVPTEFIKRVAIDARADGALAVDVFGDAVASADHVQAQVLDLKGRPVGRAFSLPISSAQQTVKLRSQLDAPKLWTAETPNLYQLEVRLMRGQTIVHRVKRRFGFRTIELRAGDGIYVNGKRVLLKGSDRHSFWPESGRCTSDKISRLDIGLMKDMNMNAVRMSHYPPDQHFLDDCDELGLYVLDELGGWQHKYDTGIGKKLVEEMVTRDVNHPSIVFWDNANEGGWNTALDTEFALWDPQGRTVIHPGGTIASINDDHYPNYERIQKVAAGDRVFLPTEFLHGLYDGGAGAGLADYWDVIRQSKVGGGGIIWAFLDETVKRVDLDGRMDTRGNLAPDGILGPYRQKEGSYNTVKEIWSPIVIREKQIPADFDGVLTLENRYDFLDARQCRYAWSLRKFQSPASSQSGDSVVSQGTAHLDRSIAPGTSGTLKLDLPQNWRQAEALSLRVDDPQGRELWTWVWPLPHADDFRAITGAPGAAHVQSSETPDQITVRSGDLTVNISKQNGQLISADRHGKKFSLLNGPRLAVGDAALASIEGHSDGSDFVVTASYTGDMKSVQWRVKPNGWVQMDYDYMASGPHDYFGVSFDYPEANVQSMTWLGNGPYRAWKNRMAGGVLGVWSAQYNDTITGDSGFQYPEFKGYYAGVRWAKLQTTEGPITMELGQDDLFLQMLTPRVPANNKAVHAQAPFPAAGISFLNAIPAMGNKFSRAEDTGPMGQKAIGDGERHGSVNFYFGDPPR
- a CDS encoding alpha-L-fucosidase, giving the protein MSTDLQDLPDWRALSENYECPEWFRNAKFGIWAHWGPQCVGAMGDHYAPSIYGAYPGDKTYVKDDTIYYEHIQRYGHPSEHGFKDICHSWKAEKWDPEHLIALYKQAGAKYFVCLANHHDNFDNWNSKHQPWNSVNVGPKRDLVGGWAAAARAAGLRFGATLHGWQAWKYYGNAAAHDKTGPWAGVPYDGALTKADGAGQWWDGLDPKDLYATDQDPISEPDAAYTDKWNRRMLDVIDQYQPDLLYIDNWDRSVYGGAQGDDVIAHFYEQGTKDGKIDVVFTRKHMPESERHRALWNVERGLLDAVQPLPFQTETCIGNWHYQYGVRYKSSTDAIRMMIDVVSKNGNFLLNIPLKGDGSPDIIEIELLKDIAEWMATNSEAIYDTRPWRVFGETEAGAAATEAPSWNENEKLTGLQNQIRYTSKGDALYAFVLAAASGEITLPSVQPASLEGASVQQLGHGPIPFHMDAEGRLVLEPATMGAARGTHAAAVVFELKGFGV